In Desulfobacterales bacterium, a genomic segment contains:
- a CDS encoding cytoplasmic protein: MGIHSHTFVEEYAGLVGFGLDRQTDENTVIYYLQKFSDDALIKHLIPKLPNRALEDIFNLINRMLKENLSESEYHRFFLKDGIE; the protein is encoded by the coding sequence ATGGGAATCCACTCTCACACTTTTGTAGAGGAATATGCCGGCCTGGTTGGATTTGGACTGGACCGGCAAACCGATGAAAACACGGTGATTTATTATCTGCAAAAATTCAGCGACGATGCGCTGATCAAGCACCTGATTCCTAAATTGCCGAATCGTGCCCTGGAAGATATTTTCAACCTGATCAACCGAATGCTCAAAGAAAATCTCTCGGAATCCGAATACCACCGGTTCTTTCTAAAGGATGGCATCGAATGA
- a CDS encoding aminopeptidase, whose product MLTEKQLQRYADVLLWGLHTARNGRIKKNEVVLIRYDMPAIRLAEILYAKLLEMGIHPIQRAGLTPVMEKQFYTSANSKQLVFRVPGDDALYQHLNGSIFLHAPVSITHLADTDPSKIAKATVAKKYLRDILDSREEKGLFSWTLCTLPTAELSRQAGMGIKAYGAQIAKACFLDRKDPVHHWREIHRAAGEIKDRLNRLAIDHFHIESSDVDLTVTPGAKRKWLGISGHNIPSFELFLSPDWHGTHGRYYADQPSYRSGNYVRGVRLEFANGKAVSVRAEVGEAFVNHQLSMDSGACRIGEFSLTDKRFSRINAFMANTLYDENYGGKFGNCHIALGASYSDSFNGAPASLTPELKKKLGFNHSALHWDLVNTQPKRVTAHLKSGGRTVIYENGLFL is encoded by the coding sequence ATGCTGACGGAAAAACAACTTCAGCGTTATGCGGACGTTTTGCTGTGGGGGCTTCACACCGCCCGTAATGGCCGAATCAAAAAAAATGAGGTCGTTTTAATCCGGTATGATATGCCGGCGATTCGGCTGGCCGAAATTTTGTACGCCAAGCTGCTTGAAATGGGAATTCATCCGATTCAGCGGGCGGGCTTAACGCCGGTTATGGAAAAGCAGTTCTACACATCGGCCAATTCAAAGCAACTCGTCTTTCGCGTACCCGGCGATGATGCCTTGTACCAACATCTCAACGGCAGCATTTTTCTCCATGCCCCGGTGTCTATCACGCACCTTGCGGATACGGATCCGTCAAAAATCGCGAAAGCAACCGTCGCTAAGAAATACCTGAGGGACATTTTAGACAGCCGCGAGGAAAAGGGGCTTTTCAGTTGGACCTTGTGTACGCTGCCCACAGCGGAACTATCCCGTCAGGCGGGCATGGGCATAAAAGCCTACGGCGCTCAAATCGCAAAAGCGTGCTTTCTGGACCGGAAAGACCCTGTCCATCACTGGCGCGAAATTCATCGCGCGGCCGGCGAAATAAAAGATCGGCTCAACCGGCTGGCCATCGACCATTTCCATATCGAGTCAAGCGATGTCGATTTAACGGTCACTCCCGGCGCGAAAAGAAAATGGCTCGGCATTTCAGGGCATAACATACCGAGTTTTGAGCTTTTTCTTTCACCCGATTGGCACGGCACGCACGGCCGCTACTACGCGGACCAACCCTCTTATCGCAGCGGAAACTATGTCCGGGGGGTCCGGCTTGAATTTGCCAATGGAAAAGCCGTCTCCGTCCGCGCCGAGGTGGGTGAGGCGTTCGTCAACCATCAGCTCTCCATGGACAGCGGCGCGTGCCGAATTGGCGAATTCTCATTGACCGATAAACGCTTTTCCCGAATCAATGCCTTTATGGCAAACACCCTTTATGACGAAAATTACGGTGGGAAATTCGGGAATTGCCATATTGCGCTCGGTGCGTCCTATTCTGACTCATTTAACGGCGCCCCCGCCTCTCTTACGCCCGAACTGAAGAAAAAATTGGGTTTCAACCACTCGGCACTTCACTGGGATCTTGTCAATACACAACCCAAACGCGTCACCGCCCATTTGAAATCAGGTGGCAGAACCGTTATTTACGAAAATGGTCTATTTCTTTAA
- a CDS encoding GDP-mannose 4,6-dehydratase — protein MRVLITGGAGFIGSHLTEAYLKNGDTVYIVDNLSTGALNNIKLFQKDVRYKNRLHMYTDTIFNYDLMLELVGTCDVVFHLAAAVGVRYILDNPLESIKVNIHGTENVLELCAKFKKKVLIASSSEVYGKHTHAPLVETDNIIYGPSTKFRWSYAASKLIDEFTALAYYRTKGLEVVIARLFNTVGPRQTGAYGMVLPRFVSQALKNEPLQVYGDGTQTRTFTYVKDVVQALISLMDSNHTAGEVFNIGGDEETTILQLAEKTIAAAQSESIIKIIPYDEVFEKDFEDMQRRVPGIDKIRKAVGFEPKTDLDTILNQVINYARQN, from the coding sequence ATGCGTGTTTTAATCACCGGCGGCGCCGGATTTATCGGATCACACCTCACAGAAGCATACTTGAAAAACGGGGACACGGTGTATATCGTTGATAATCTGTCAACCGGCGCCCTGAATAATATAAAATTGTTTCAGAAAGATGTACGATATAAAAACCGGCTTCACATGTACACGGACACCATTTTTAACTACGATCTGATGCTGGAGTTAGTAGGGACTTGCGATGTTGTCTTTCACTTGGCCGCTGCGGTCGGCGTTCGCTACATACTTGACAACCCACTTGAATCCATCAAAGTCAATATTCATGGAACGGAAAACGTACTTGAGCTCTGCGCCAAATTTAAAAAAAAGGTATTGATCGCTTCCTCATCGGAGGTCTACGGAAAGCATACGCATGCGCCCTTGGTCGAAACCGATAATATTATTTATGGGCCGTCTACCAAATTCCGGTGGAGCTATGCAGCCTCAAAATTAATCGATGAATTTACGGCGCTGGCCTATTATCGCACCAAGGGACTCGAAGTGGTCATCGCCCGCCTGTTCAATACGGTAGGGCCCCGCCAAACCGGCGCATACGGGATGGTGTTGCCCAGATTCGTCAGCCAGGCGCTTAAAAACGAGCCGCTCCAAGTGTATGGCGACGGCACACAAACTCGCACCTTCACGTACGTCAAAGACGTGGTTCAGGCACTCATATCGCTTATGGATTCGAACCACACGGCCGGAGAAGTGTTTAATATCGGAGGGGATGAAGAAACCACCATTTTACAGTTGGCTGAAAAAACTATCGCGGCGGCGCAATCCGAGTCGATTATAAAGATTATCCCTTATGATGAGGTGTTCGAAAAAGATTTTGAGGATATGCAGCGGCGGGTGCCGGGCATCGATAAAATACGGAAAGCCGTTGGATTTGAGCCCAAAACGGACCTGGATACGATTCTAAACCAGGTGATCAATTATGCCCGGCAGAATTAG
- a CDS encoding response regulator encodes MGTVLVIDDEKAITDMLHRALTRFGFEVLVAVGGEQGVALFDQFHIDVVLTDVMMPRFGGVEVVNHIRRSDKKKTPVIAMSGTPALLGTHDFDLILPKPFSIYELLAHLRRVFPEGVGPNSAGHN; translated from the coding sequence GTGGGTACTGTTCTAGTTATTGATGATGAGAAAGCCATTACCGACATGCTGCATCGGGCATTGACCCGTTTTGGCTTTGAGGTGCTGGTTGCGGTAGGTGGTGAGCAAGGCGTTGCGCTGTTTGATCAATTCCATATTGATGTCGTTTTGACGGATGTGATGATGCCCCGATTTGGTGGTGTCGAGGTTGTTAACCATATTCGCAGGTCGGATAAAAAAAAGACCCCCGTTATCGCCATGTCCGGAACCCCTGCACTTTTGGGGACGCATGATTTTGATTTGATACTCCCCAAACCCTTTTCCATATATGAACTTTTGGCGCATCTTCGGCGGGTTTTCCCGGAAGGCGTAGGACCTAATTCTGCCGGGCATAATTGA